The following are encoded together in the Thermoanaerobaculia bacterium genome:
- a CDS encoding GNAT family N-acetyltransferase: MSTPAAPRILILHNTPGESVGGCVESESGVMDQVHAVEEALNLLGIPFRILAVQDLTELTNLMAQAPEPRVINLVESLKGSAALAARVPDICEAFGKGCSGNSSLTLDLTLNKTWTKAVLFAAGLPVPRGITIPPGTSLPVSVNLPRGKLIVKPDCVDASEGLDGTSSIFNGSSDALWETVRNLHNRFGHPVIVEALVGSRELNVSVLQTDGHIEVLPLAEIDFSAFPRDKPRIVDYAAKWKSDSFEYNNTPRVIPAPLEEETANRIRALAMAAFRVTHCRDYARVDFRMGKNGELHILEVNANPDISPDAGFSAALAAAGQPYARFVQILLDNMRIRMEGFHEEPELKFTPTSSQVEPGTVSIRPTLNQDREAIVGLVRDTAFFRPEEVATAGEVVDEAVHNPEMGYISFTAEMDGRPVGWICYGATACTVGTWDIYWIAVDPSLQGRGVGKLLVRHAEEDIKRRNGRLAVIETSGLPLYAATQGFYLRLGYTEAARLKDFYNTGDDKIIYLKAL; this comes from the coding sequence GTGAGTACCCCGGCGGCCCCCCGGATTCTCATCCTGCACAACACTCCCGGAGAGAGCGTGGGCGGATGTGTGGAAAGTGAATCGGGAGTCATGGACCAGGTCCATGCCGTTGAGGAGGCGCTCAACCTTCTCGGTATCCCCTTTCGAATTCTGGCGGTCCAGGACCTTACCGAGCTGACAAACCTCATGGCCCAGGCCCCCGAACCCAGGGTGATCAACCTGGTTGAGTCACTCAAGGGCAGTGCAGCCCTGGCGGCCCGGGTTCCCGACATCTGTGAAGCCTTCGGCAAGGGCTGCAGCGGTAATTCAAGTCTTACCCTTGATCTCACGCTTAACAAAACATGGACCAAGGCGGTCCTCTTCGCCGCCGGGCTTCCCGTTCCACGGGGAATTACGATTCCTCCTGGAACGTCCCTGCCCGTAAGTGTCAACCTGCCCCGGGGAAAGCTGATCGTTAAACCCGATTGCGTCGATGCCAGCGAAGGTCTTGATGGCACGTCTTCCATATTTAACGGTTCCTCCGATGCACTGTGGGAAACCGTACGAAACCTGCACAATCGATTCGGTCATCCGGTAATTGTGGAAGCCCTGGTGGGATCGAGAGAACTCAACGTCTCCGTCTTACAGACGGACGGCCACATTGAAGTCCTCCCTCTGGCGGAGATCGACTTTTCGGCCTTTCCCAGGGACAAGCCGAGAATTGTCGATTATGCCGCAAAGTGGAAGTCCGATTCCTTTGAGTACAACAACACGCCCAGGGTGATCCCAGCTCCCCTCGAGGAGGAGACCGCCAACAGGATTCGTGCCCTGGCCATGGCGGCCTTTCGGGTGACCCACTGCCGGGATTATGCACGTGTCGATTTCCGCATGGGAAAAAATGGTGAACTTCATATTCTGGAGGTTAACGCCAATCCCGACATTTCTCCCGATGCCGGCTTTTCAGCCGCCCTTGCGGCGGCCGGCCAACCCTATGCACGATTTGTTCAGATTCTCCTGGACAATATGCGTATCCGAATGGAAGGGTTTCACGAAGAGCCGGAACTGAAATTCACCCCTACATCCTCCCAGGTTGAGCCCGGCACGGTATCGATTCGTCCAACCCTGAACCAGGACCGGGAAGCCATTGTCGGTCTGGTACGGGACACCGCCTTTTTCCGACCCGAGGAAGTTGCCACTGCGGGAGAAGTCGTGGATGAAGCCGTCCACAACCCCGAAATGGGGTACATCTCTTTCACAGCCGAGATGGACGGCAGACCCGTGGGCTGGATCTGCTATGGAGCCACAGCCTGCACGGTAGGAACCTGGGATATCTACTGGATCGCGGTCGACCCTTCCCTGCAGGGACGGGGAGTCGGCAAGCTCCTGGTGCGCCATGCTGAGGAAGATATTAAACGCCGAAACGGCCGTCTTGCCGTGATTGAGACCTCCGGTCTTCCCCTCTATGCGGCCACCCAGGGGTTTTACCTCCGCCTCGGGTACACGGAAGCCGCGAGGTTGA
- a CDS encoding D-alanine--D-alanine ligase, whose product MIHQIGITYDLRSDYLAMGFTEEAVAEFDSDRTLEALHGTLLDLGYEVERIGHVRNLVRALAEGRTWDLVFNIAEGIGGRCREAQVPAILEAYGIPYTFADPLICALTLDKAFAKRVVAAAGLNTPRHIVGSSWNELEDHNLLYPLFVKPNEEGTGKGIDSRSRVDTPEDYRALCLELLDRSLAPILVEEFLPGREFTTAVLGTGNRALALGTMEVTILNPENRGIYSYETKENCDELVRYTRLEDGPLKDDLQALALAAYRVLECRDAGRVDLRLDRLGKPSFIEVNPLAGLMPGHSDLPMIAGWEGVSYPELIRRIIESASERCAPGRLTEPRLAGLTDQTPSSGATL is encoded by the coding sequence ATGATCCATCAGATCGGCATCACCTATGACCTGCGCTCGGACTACCTCGCCATGGGCTTCACAGAGGAAGCCGTGGCTGAATTCGATTCCGATCGCACGCTCGAAGCTCTTCATGGAACCCTTCTTGACCTCGGGTACGAGGTAGAGCGGATCGGCCATGTTCGTAACCTCGTTCGTGCCCTTGCCGAGGGACGTACCTGGGACCTGGTCTTTAACATTGCCGAAGGAATTGGCGGCCGATGCCGGGAAGCCCAGGTACCTGCGATCCTGGAAGCCTACGGTATCCCCTACACCTTTGCCGATCCTCTAATCTGTGCCCTCACCCTGGATAAAGCATTCGCCAAGAGAGTGGTGGCTGCCGCAGGCCTGAACACACCCCGGCACATTGTCGGCAGTTCCTGGAACGAGTTGGAAGATCACAACCTCCTCTATCCCCTTTTCGTGAAGCCCAATGAAGAAGGGACCGGAAAGGGGATTGATTCACGTTCGCGAGTGGATACTCCAGAGGATTACAGGGCTCTCTGCCTTGAACTCCTGGATCGTTCCCTGGCCCCCATTCTCGTGGAGGAATTTCTGCCCGGCAGGGAGTTCACCACGGCCGTGCTGGGGACCGGAAACCGTGCCCTTGCCCTGGGTACGATGGAAGTGACGATTCTTAATCCTGAAAACCGGGGAATCTATTCCTACGAAACCAAGGAAAATTGCGACGAACTGGTCCGATATACCCGTCTCGAGGACGGTCCCCTTAAGGATGACCTTCAGGCTCTGGCCCTGGCAGCTTACCGGGTCCTCGAGTGCAGAGATGCCGGCCGTGTGGATCTCAGGCTCGACAGGCTGGGAAAACCCAGCTTTATTGAGGTGAATCCCCTGGCCGGCCTCATGCCCGGACACTCTGATCTGCCCATGATTGCAGGATGGGAGGGAGTCTCCTATCCCGAACTGATCCGACGCATCATCGAAAGTGCCTCAGAGCGTTGTGCACCCGGTCGTCTCACCGAACCCCGCCTTGCAGGACTCACGGATCAGACTCCGTCTTCCGGAGCTACGCTGTGA
- a CDS encoding histone deacetylase family protein: MFTIRQIHDDVLHANRQVLEQVQTIFRSHFPSVADYADRIPDMLRNPFEFGYRSILLISESRGGAVSGFSLFLHFPEINSSLLDFIAVRRGTRGGGVGGALYEATRRYLMELKSRGLFMEVLPDDPQVIQDPALLKENRKRLKFYEHYGVFPIIGTDYETPVGDDPVAPMLLFDGLGRKNSLKRSEARAAVRLILRRKYYDLVGQDYIERVVESFIDDPVRFRDARYLTPNHEAPVLLPVSLQKSIAMVYSDNHRIHHLHERGYVERPARVDTLVDAVSRMKIADTVPVRHFGGDVLRTVHDTNFVSYLKAACATIKDGPPVYPYVFPVRRPERRPKELALRAGYYCFDTFTPLDVKAYNAARSAVDVAMTAAEELLSGRRIVYALCRPPGHHAERRLFGGFCYFSNAALAANRLSKEGRVAILDIDFHHGNGQQDIFYTRRDVLTLSIHGHPNYAYPYFSGFADEIGEGDGRGFNRNFPLPEDADETRYMEAFSRALGMIQDFKPSFLVLCLGFDILRGDPTGSFLLGPDVMATIGKRLASMYLPILIVQEGGYTLRNLRRGITRLFTGITQGLSAREITS, encoded by the coding sequence ATGTTCACGATTCGTCAGATTCACGACGACGTCCTGCATGCCAACCGCCAGGTGTTGGAACAGGTTCAGACCATCTTTCGCTCCCACTTTCCTTCTGTGGCGGACTACGCGGACAGGATTCCTGACATGCTCCGCAACCCCTTCGAGTTCGGATATCGATCGATCCTTCTGATCTCCGAGTCCAGGGGCGGTGCAGTTTCGGGTTTTTCCCTCTTTCTCCATTTTCCCGAAATCAACAGTTCCCTCCTGGATTTCATCGCGGTGCGCCGGGGAACACGAGGTGGCGGGGTCGGAGGCGCGCTCTATGAAGCCACGCGAAGGTATCTCATGGAATTGAAATCCCGGGGCCTGTTCATGGAAGTCCTTCCGGACGATCCTCAGGTCATCCAGGACCCGGCCCTGCTGAAGGAAAATCGGAAGCGACTTAAATTTTATGAGCACTACGGCGTCTTTCCCATCATCGGAACCGATTATGAAACCCCGGTGGGAGACGATCCTGTCGCGCCCATGCTTCTCTTTGATGGTCTGGGGCGAAAAAACTCTTTAAAACGTTCGGAAGCGAGAGCCGCAGTCCGATTAATTCTACGCCGAAAGTACTATGATCTCGTCGGACAGGACTACATCGAACGCGTTGTCGAATCCTTCATCGACGATCCCGTACGCTTCCGGGATGCCCGGTACCTGACGCCCAATCACGAAGCTCCTGTTCTGCTCCCGGTGAGCCTGCAGAAATCGATTGCAATGGTCTACTCGGACAACCATCGAATCCACCACCTCCACGAGAGGGGGTACGTGGAACGCCCCGCTCGAGTGGACACCCTGGTGGACGCGGTTTCACGCATGAAGATTGCAGACACCGTGCCGGTTCGCCACTTTGGAGGAGATGTCCTCCGAACCGTCCACGACACGAACTTTGTCTCATATCTCAAGGCGGCCTGCGCTACGATCAAGGACGGTCCTCCCGTCTACCCGTATGTCTTTCCCGTGCGGCGACCCGAGCGCCGCCCGAAGGAGCTGGCCCTTCGCGCCGGGTATTACTGTTTTGACACCTTCACGCCCCTGGATGTCAAGGCCTATAACGCCGCAAGATCCGCCGTGGACGTCGCCATGACCGCCGCTGAAGAACTCCTGTCAGGTCGCCGGATTGTCTATGCTCTCTGCCGCCCGCCCGGACACCATGCGGAACGAAGGCTTTTTGGAGGCTTCTGCTATTTCAGCAACGCAGCTCTTGCCGCAAACCGTCTTTCGAAGGAGGGCCGTGTCGCCATCCTCGATATCGATTTTCATCACGGGAATGGCCAGCAGGACATTTTCTACACACGCAGGGACGTGCTCACGCTGTCGATTCACGGCCACCCAAACTATGCCTACCCCTACTTCAGCGGCTTTGCCGATGAAATCGGAGAGGGGGACGGCCGCGGCTTTAATCGGAACTTTCCCCTTCCTGAAGACGCCGACGAAACCAGGTATATGGAAGCTTTTTCCCGTGCTCTCGGCATGATTCAGGACTTCAAGCCATCCTTTCTGGTTCTCTGCCTCGGGTTTGACATTTTGCGGGGAGATCCGACGGGATCCTTCCTTCTTGGCCCCGATGTGATGGCAACCATCGGAAAACGTCTTGCTTCCATGTACCTTCCCATCCTGATTGTCCAGGAAGGCGGGTATACGCTTCGCAATCTACGTCGCGGAATCACCCGACTCTTCACCGGCATTACACAGGGGCTCAGCGCCCGGGAGATCACCTCATGA
- a CDS encoding KamA family radical SAM protein → MLKETSSKDDEPPLISLEAVSTDDGPKESQPPSSTYPFSPWHDWRWQMRNRIRTVEELLRYYPDLPGANEIDSASRTFAMAITPYYASLIRELNPRDPVFRMSVPSGDELVDPAFLHSDPLEEDHDMPVPGLVHRYPDRALIITTSTCAVYCRHCTRKRVAGRREGQNTLIHLDLWVSYLKSHPEIHDVVLSGGDPFTLPTPTLERVLQAIRAVPSIDLIRIGTRTPVTLPMRITPGLCRMLKKYHPVWVNTHFNHPQEWSQASAEACARLVDAGIPLGNQTVLLKGINDDPRVMEVLMRTLVRGRVRPYYIFQCDLVHGAEHFRTPLSRGIEIMEYLRGRISGLAIPTFVVDAPGGGGKIPVNPNYIVSMSPTHTVLRNFEGMLIAYPEPGIEPRVEDISAPSVPSVWDLSTGRIPSLVPEKTARMRRRSSNKHRTSRVVGLK, encoded by the coding sequence ATGCTAAAAGAAACCAGCTCGAAAGACGACGAACCTCCACTTATCTCCTTAGAGGCTGTGTCGACCGACGACGGCCCGAAGGAGTCTCAACCTCCCAGTTCAACCTATCCCTTTTCACCATGGCATGACTGGCGATGGCAAATGCGGAACCGCATCCGTACGGTCGAGGAGCTTCTTCGATACTACCCCGACCTCCCGGGAGCGAATGAGATCGACTCCGCGTCCAGGACCTTTGCCATGGCGATCACACCCTACTACGCCTCTCTGATCCGGGAACTGAATCCACGGGACCCGGTTTTCCGGATGAGCGTGCCTTCGGGAGACGAACTGGTTGATCCTGCCTTCCTGCACAGTGACCCGCTGGAGGAGGATCATGACATGCCCGTTCCGGGACTGGTTCACCGTTACCCCGACCGGGCCCTGATCATTACGACTTCCACCTGCGCTGTTTATTGCCGGCACTGCACGCGAAAGCGTGTGGCGGGACGCAGGGAAGGACAGAACACGCTGATCCATCTTGACCTGTGGGTATCCTATTTAAAATCCCACCCGGAAATCCACGATGTGGTCCTCTCGGGAGGCGATCCTTTCACACTGCCCACTCCGACGCTGGAGCGTGTACTGCAGGCCATCCGGGCCGTTCCCTCCATAGATTTAATCCGAATCGGGACCCGCACACCGGTCACCCTTCCGATGCGAATCACACCGGGACTTTGCAGGATGTTGAAAAAATACCACCCTGTATGGGTGAACACACATTTCAACCATCCGCAGGAGTGGTCTCAGGCTTCTGCGGAAGCCTGCGCTCGCCTCGTCGATGCCGGTATTCCCCTGGGAAACCAGACAGTTCTTCTCAAGGGGATCAACGACGATCCGCGTGTGATGGAGGTCCTTATGCGGACCCTGGTCCGGGGTCGGGTACGCCCTTATTACATCTTCCAGTGCGACCTGGTTCACGGTGCCGAACACTTTCGAACTCCCCTTTCCAGGGGGATCGAGATCATGGAATACTTGCGAGGGCGGATCAGCGGGCTGGCCATTCCCACATTCGTGGTGGATGCTCCCGGTGGAGGCGGCAAGATTCCCGTCAACCCGAACTATATCGTCTCCATGAGCCCGACCCACACGGTCCTTCGGAACTTTGAAGGCATGCTGATCGCCTATCCCGAACCGGGAATCGAGCCCAGGGTGGAGGATATTTCCGCACCTTCCGTACCTTCGGTCTGGGATCTATCCACGGGAAGAATCCCTTCACTGGTTCCGGAAAAGACGGCACGAATGCGCCGCCGATCCTCGAACAAGCACCGCACCTCCCGCGTCGTCGGCCTGAAGTAG
- a CDS encoding acylphosphatase, translated as MSEPETRVRACCVFHGRVQGVFFRAHTEAYAVSAHLTGWVRNLPDGTVEALFEGRKEDILAVIHRCRYDQPHAKVTDIDLEWCKATGEFHSFSIHR; from the coding sequence TTGTCCGAACCTGAAACCAGGGTCAGGGCATGCTGCGTCTTTCACGGCCGGGTTCAGGGCGTCTTCTTTCGGGCTCATACGGAGGCTTATGCCGTTTCCGCCCACCTGACCGGATGGGTGCGGAACCTTCCCGACGGAACCGTGGAGGCTCTCTTTGAAGGACGGAAGGAAGACATCCTGGCAGTGATCCATCGCTGCCGGTACGACCAGCCTCACGCGAAGGTGACGGACATCGATCTGGAATGGTGCAAGGCTACGGGAGAGTTTCACAGCTTTTCGATCCACCGCTGA